In Candidatus Polarisedimenticolia bacterium, the genomic window GAAGTAGACATCGGAATGGTCATCGGAGTTGTCATACGCGACTCCCCCCTCCGGCTCCGCAGCCTCCGGCTCGTTCTGAGTGCCTTGCGTCGCTGTTCCCTCAGCCTGCGGTGCAGGCTCCATCTCGACGTCGCGGTTCTGCAGGTACTCGATAAGATCCTCGGAAGCGCCTGCTTTCTTCAACTCCACCAGATCCTTCGCGGAGAGATGAAAGGTGAGCTGGTTCTTTTCGACGAAACGCTCGATCGAACCGTCGGAGACGCCCGCATCGAGCATGTCGAGAATGTCATCCAGACTGCCTTCGGCCGCGATGAGAGATGAGACGGCTGTCAGAAGAATCGCCAGAGGCAGCCACGAGGTCCTTTTCAGCATGTTCAACATAATTTCATCCTACGCTTTCGCCCCGGGGCTGACAACCCCCCCCAGGAGCAAAGCCATGACAACCCTGTCGTTTCAGCCCGTCTTCCCGTCGCCCCGAGCCTCGCCGCGGTCCCGGGAATCTCTCCGCCGTGACGCCAGCCTCAAGGCCGCCCCAACCAGGGCCGCCAGAAGGAGCGTAAATATTCCCGAGATGACCAGAGTCGCCAATTAACCCTCGATGACCCTTCCGGCGAAATAGACTCACTGCCGACTGCCGCAGGATAGCCTAAACCACTCGGGAACAGGGATTATTTCCCCTGCAGCCACGCTCGAGGGCACCGTTGACTTCGCCTCACTGCTCGACTATCATCCCCGCAAGTTCAACGCAGTGAACGGTTCCGCCATGACTCGGTAAAGGAATCCACTTCCACAGCGTGCCGGAGGGGCTCCCAGGCGGAGGGCGCGAGCCGGCGTGCAAGGAGAGCGGCAATGCCCACCGGGAAGATCAAGCGGCTGATGAAGGACAGAGGGTTCGGGTTCATCCGGGGCAATGACGGTCAGGAGATCTTCTTCCACCGCAGCTCCCTGGAGGGCCTTCCCTTCGAGTCATTGGCCGAAGGGCAGGAAGTGGATTTCGAAATCGAGCAGTCGCCCAAGGGACCCAGAGCGGGCAAGGTCCGCCCGACCCGGGGATGAAGGGAGAGCGCATGACATCCAAGGTCGAGATCTTCGGAAAGGCGGGGTGACCCTACACGACGGCGGCCCGTGAGGCCTACGCCGAGAAGGGATCCTCGGTGGAATACTTCGATGTGAAGAGCAATCCGGCCCTTCTCAAGCGCATGCTCGAGATCACCTCCGGACAGCGCCGGGTGCCGGTGATTGTCGAGGACGGCAAGGTCATCATCGGTCACGGAGGAACGTGAGGAGTTTGAAGCGGCGGTCGGCCGCCCGCACCGGACCCTCCGATGCCGCGTTGATCGAGCAGCTGCGCTTGCATGCCCGTTTCCTAGCAGGGCACTTTCGGCTCTCGTATCAGGAAATCGCCCCGGAATCGCCGCGCGTGAAGCGCCGCTACGGCGTGTGCACCGCGGAAGGCCGGATTGCAGTACGATTGCGGCACGCCAAAACCGGTCTCCCCCTGAAATACTCCAGCCTCGTGAACACTCTGTGCCACGAGCTGGCGCATTTGCGCCATTTCAATCACGGCCCGCGCTTCCGCCGCTTCTATCTCGAGATCCTGGAGTACGCGCGCACCGAAGGGATCTATCGGCCCGGCCCTGACCGGCCGGCAAGGTGGATCCAGCTCGAGCTGTTTACTGCCGAAGCTCCATTGAGTCCTTCCTCGTCCGCCTATCGAACTGCCGGGAGCGTGGCAGCCAGGCGCTGACAGAATTTGTCATTTCCAGCCGACGCCCGCCCGACACTGGCTGATAGTGAATCGCCTCGCCACCGCCGATCCG contains:
- a CDS encoding cold shock domain-containing protein, with product MPTGKIKRLMKDRGFGFIRGNDGQEIFFHRSSLEGLPFESLAEGQEVDFEIEQSPKGPRAGKVRPTRG
- a CDS encoding UXX-star (seleno)protein family 1, with the translated sequence MTSKVEIFGKAGUPYTTAAREAYAEKGSSVEYFDVKSNPALLKRMLEITSGQRRVPVIVEDGKVIIGHGGT
- a CDS encoding Wss1p-related putative metallopeptidase, yielding MKRRSAARTGPSDAALIEQLRLHARFLAGHFRLSYQEIAPESPRVKRRYGVCTAEGRIAVRLRHAKTGLPLKYSSLVNTLCHELAHLRHFNHGPRFRRFYLEILEYARTEGIYRPGPDRPARWIQLELFTAEAPLSPSSSAYRTAGSVAARR